A portion of the Leptospira kanakyensis genome contains these proteins:
- a CDS encoding sensor histidine kinase has product MESNSSFPRIWQNPSNFPAETILRELENLLRSNPDFWLKINKEGIIVDYKSSRFVNIGDKPETLLGKHIDVGLPPYLREIATEALAYLSEKKSQVFWKEYSYGIEPNIRHVEVRFVVLYEGYIMSNHRDITERKRLESAFLESESRFLSMAQNAADSIIIINDEGIIQFFNKTAEDTFGYSHEEVIGKNVTMIIPGEYKDKHDEYLRRYKATGTQHIIGVGRELTAQRKSGEIFPCELSVGEFKTKAGKMFTGILRDISQRKLQEQELYQYRNHLEDLVESQTMDLKMSKNIAEEASYMKSLFLANISHELKTPIHAILSYAELGEEKSASVSPEKIKEYFQIIDSSGKRLLGLLENLLDIAKLESGKMRYLFEKNCLKETTKFVINEMRLILEKRGITVVLVDKEERWEAEFDYERIQQVIRNILSNALKFIPNDTNIEISMIRREFIPRKTQSYVNGIGIQIRDFGPGIPPEDLDKIFEKFIQSKQVKAGTKGTGLGLSISREIVNDHHGLLYAENHESKGAIFTMLIPCSREGLR; this is encoded by the coding sequence ATGGAATCTAATTCATCATTTCCCCGAATTTGGCAAAATCCTTCCAACTTTCCTGCGGAAACGATACTCCGGGAATTGGAAAACCTCCTCAGATCCAATCCGGATTTTTGGCTTAAAATCAATAAAGAAGGAATCATTGTAGATTATAAATCTTCACGGTTTGTGAACATTGGAGACAAACCAGAAACCTTACTTGGCAAACATATCGATGTGGGTTTACCTCCTTACTTACGCGAAATTGCAACAGAAGCTCTTGCTTATTTATCCGAGAAAAAAAGCCAAGTGTTTTGGAAAGAGTATTCTTATGGTATAGAACCAAACATACGTCATGTGGAAGTACGTTTTGTGGTTTTATACGAAGGATATATCATGTCCAACCACAGGGACATCACAGAAAGAAAAAGATTAGAAAGTGCGTTTCTCGAGAGTGAGTCTAGATTTCTTTCCATGGCACAAAATGCCGCCGATTCTATCATCATCATCAACGACGAAGGGATTATCCAATTTTTTAATAAAACAGCTGAAGATACATTTGGTTACAGTCACGAAGAAGTCATCGGTAAAAATGTTACAATGATTATTCCTGGTGAATATAAAGATAAACATGATGAATACCTTCGGAGATACAAAGCAACTGGTACCCAACATATCATTGGAGTGGGTCGGGAACTTACCGCACAACGAAAGTCAGGTGAAATTTTTCCATGTGAATTGTCTGTAGGAGAATTCAAAACGAAAGCTGGTAAAATGTTTACTGGAATTTTACGAGACATCAGCCAAAGAAAACTTCAGGAACAAGAACTTTACCAATATAGAAATCATTTAGAGGATTTGGTAGAAAGCCAAACCATGGATCTAAAAATGTCCAAAAATATTGCAGAAGAAGCTTCCTATATGAAGTCGTTATTTCTTGCCAATATTTCTCACGAACTAAAAACACCAATCCATGCCATTTTGAGTTATGCTGAATTAGGAGAAGAAAAATCTGCTTCTGTTTCTCCCGAAAAAATTAAAGAATACTTCCAGATCATTGATTCCTCAGGAAAACGACTGTTAGGTCTACTGGAAAATTTGTTAGATATTGCCAAATTGGAATCAGGAAAAATGCGATATCTTTTCGAAAAAAACTGCCTGAAAGAAACAACGAAATTCGTGATCAACGAAATGCGCTTAATTCTGGAAAAAAGAGGGATCACAGTTGTTTTAGTAGATAAGGAAGAACGTTGGGAAGCCGAGTTTGATTACGAACGGATCCAACAAGTCATACGAAATATTCTGTCGAACGCATTAAAATTCATCCCAAATGACACTAATATTGAAATTAGTATGATTCGAAGAGAATTTATTCCGAGAAAAACTCAGTCGTATGTAAATGGTATCGGAATACAAATTCGTGACTTTGGGCCTGGGATTCCTCCGGAAGATTTGGATAAAATTTTTGAAAAATTCATCCAGTCAAAACAGGTGAAAGCGGGGACAAAAGGAACGGGCCTTGGGTTGTCCATTTCTAGAGAAATTGTCAATGACCACCACGGTTTGTTGTATGCCGAGAACCATGAATCAAAGGGAGCTATTTTTACTATGTTAATTCCTTGTTCTCGCGAGGGCCTTCGATGA
- a CDS encoding quinone-dependent dihydroorotate dehydrogenase, protein MFYNHLIKPILFHLDPESAHHLVSGFLSLSEKIPFFHKTLSSLFEYKSERLKQTIQGIHFPNPLGLAAGFDKTTELFPTMIHMGFGFIEVGTITAKEQPGSDKPRLFRYPKQKALINRMGFNNPGADIAESNIKKQKKLGVRGINAGKSKVTELENAVGDYVYTLKKLVPYGDYAVINISSPNTPGLRSLQTKKTLIDLIEGIQSAFDHKFPIPLYLKFAPDLSEEELIENLKVCLDYKISGVILTNTTLNKDILGETSPPEGGLSGGPLFERSLHFVSLAYKTLKGKIPIIGVGGIDSGEKAKLMIEAGANLVQIYTGYIYEGPFLPYQICSYLDKVIKEKKLSNISELVGTGNPL, encoded by the coding sequence TTGTTTTACAATCACCTCATCAAACCTATCCTTTTTCATTTAGATCCAGAATCAGCACACCATTTGGTATCGGGGTTTCTTTCGCTTTCAGAAAAAATTCCTTTTTTCCACAAAACTCTATCTTCTCTTTTTGAATACAAATCTGAAAGACTCAAACAAACCATCCAAGGAATCCATTTTCCCAATCCATTAGGACTTGCCGCAGGATTCGACAAAACAACAGAACTTTTTCCCACAATGATTCACATGGGGTTTGGATTTATTGAAGTTGGAACCATCACTGCCAAAGAACAACCAGGTAGCGACAAACCAAGACTCTTCCGTTATCCCAAACAAAAAGCCCTCATCAACCGAATGGGATTCAATAATCCTGGAGCGGATATTGCCGAATCCAATATCAAAAAACAAAAAAAGTTGGGTGTACGTGGAATCAATGCGGGAAAATCAAAAGTCACTGAATTAGAAAATGCAGTCGGTGATTATGTTTATACATTAAAGAAGTTAGTTCCTTATGGGGACTATGCTGTGATCAATATCAGCTCTCCCAACACTCCGGGCCTTCGTTCTCTCCAAACGAAAAAAACTCTGATCGATCTCATCGAAGGAATTCAATCTGCATTTGATCACAAGTTTCCCATTCCCTTATATCTAAAATTTGCTCCCGATCTATCAGAAGAAGAGTTAATCGAAAATCTAAAGGTATGTTTGGATTATAAAATCAGTGGAGTCATTCTCACCAATACCACACTTAATAAAGATATACTTGGTGAAACTAGTCCACCTGAAGGTGGCCTCTCTGGCGGCCCACTATTTGAAAGATCCCTTCATTTTGTTTCCCTTGCTTACAAAACTCTAAAGGGAAAAATTCCGATCATCGGTGTGGGGGGAATTGATTCAGGAGAAAAAGCAAAACTGATGATAGAAGCCGGTGCCAACCTAGTCCAAATTTACACTGGTTATATTTATGAAGGACCGTTTCTTCCTTACCAAATTTGTTCTTACCTCGACAAAGTGATCAAAGAAAAGAAACTCTCCAATATCTCCGAACTTGTAGGAACCGGAAATCCATTATGA
- the rlmD gene encoding 23S rRNA (uracil(1939)-C(5))-methyltransferase RlmD — translation MTQTNPGTKICTHFGTCGGCNYLDIDYTKELRKKEQNIKELFKSYRHLEFRTIVPSPSPEYYRHKIQLPFGRRNIANKTLLTLGLFNKESTFVLDQTECQIQDPGLTEIALAVKQWARREGLLPYNEKSKRGMMKYLVARKSFSTGEIILGIVTAKEDLPHAKDASKRLHTAIQNRIGKTGKFGKIVGIIQNINTKHTTMALGREEHLLWGRPYIHEHFGKHKFRVGLSTFLQVNPIQTPSLYNLVLDEIEPNSRVIDAYSGIGTISFWISGNCKEVMGIEENPNSHKTALESVKFNKIHNVRFRKGRVAEVLPTLFGKNYDTLVLDPPRTGLGVEVAETILGMGFKKIVYVSCDPMSLREDTNLLARQYFLNSVQPVDMFPRTDHVETVAVFRNKNLT, via the coding sequence ATGACACAAACCAATCCCGGTACAAAAATCTGCACTCATTTCGGAACCTGTGGTGGTTGTAATTATCTAGACATTGATTACACCAAAGAACTTCGGAAAAAAGAACAAAACATCAAAGAACTTTTTAAATCCTATCGCCATTTAGAATTTCGTACGATTGTTCCCAGTCCCTCACCAGAATATTACCGTCACAAAATCCAACTTCCTTTTGGACGTAGAAACATAGCCAACAAAACCTTACTCACATTAGGTTTATTTAACAAAGAATCTACTTTTGTTCTCGACCAAACCGAATGCCAAATCCAAGATCCTGGCCTTACAGAAATTGCACTGGCCGTCAAACAATGGGCTAGGCGAGAAGGACTTCTCCCTTACAACGAAAAATCCAAACGCGGGATGATGAAATACCTCGTAGCAAGAAAATCTTTTTCCACAGGAGAAATCATTCTAGGGATTGTCACTGCCAAAGAAGATCTCCCTCATGCCAAAGATGCCTCCAAAAGACTCCACACTGCCATCCAAAATCGAATTGGGAAAACAGGAAAGTTTGGAAAAATTGTAGGGATCATCCAAAACATCAATACAAAACACACCACGATGGCACTTGGCCGCGAAGAACATCTGTTATGGGGTAGACCCTATATCCACGAACATTTTGGAAAACATAAATTCCGCGTGGGCCTTTCTACTTTTTTGCAAGTTAACCCCATCCAAACTCCCAGTTTGTACAATTTGGTTCTAGATGAAATCGAACCAAACTCGCGAGTCATTGATGCTTATTCGGGAATTGGAACCATTTCGTTTTGGATTTCAGGAAATTGCAAAGAGGTGATGGGAATTGAAGAAAATCCCAACTCACACAAAACCGCTCTGGAATCAGTCAAATTCAACAAAATCCATAATGTACGTTTTCGCAAAGGAAGGGTGGCCGAAGTGTTACCAACTCTGTTTGGAAAAAACTATGATACCTTAGTCCTCGACCCTCCACGTACAGGACTCGGTGTCGAAGTGGCAGAAACCATTTTGGGTATGGGTTTCAAAAAAATTGTCTATGTATCTTGTGATCCAATGAGTCTACGAGAAGACACAAATCTTCTGGCAAGGCAATACTTCTTAAATTCGGTGCAACCAGTAGATATGTTCCCAAGAACCGACCACGTAGAAACCGTAGCCGTTTTTAGAAACAAAAACCTCACATAA
- a CDS encoding FAD-dependent oxidoreductase, whose translation MKSGLYRDYKSYAKKETIVVDVVVIGSGCGGSTMAYELSKKGIKVALLEQGGNYHTGTFDNHELNMGGKVSAERNFHTTADGGINLVYGNNLGGASVHYWADSYRTPDDRLLLWNRKYGIENHLPEDLHSYWSELEADLHVTPAGEESFNPMNRLFRSASQRLGWEGHAVPQARKNCQKSGHCMQGCMFGAKQSQLVTHIPRAVQLGTDVYTDLRAEKLNYVGQKVTGLEAVVIDRRTLRPTATKITFLSKAVCVSAGGFGSSTFLLRNGLKKRLPALGEFLAINPSPMVHALYEESIVQWRNIPAAYGVEDFRLARYQNGKYKEGGYMLMPNQLQPATLAALIPSFGKDHFYYMKQMEHLGGTIGWIDDVDGELGSIEVDLFGKRKIHYPFGKVTKQIFSDLTYKQMKLNFEAGAKEVFLAGMKLRKYSKLPKKEEIDALAWRPAEFPMAAPHPAGGCRMGKSSENSVVNSRHQVHGFQNLFVADSSVFPTGVSVDPSFTIMAFSKKASESLTDVM comes from the coding sequence TTGAAATCAGGATTGTATCGTGATTACAAAAGTTATGCGAAGAAGGAAACCATTGTTGTTGATGTAGTGGTCATTGGTTCCGGTTGTGGTGGGTCGACAATGGCCTATGAACTTTCCAAAAAAGGAATCAAAGTAGCGCTCTTGGAACAAGGAGGAAATTACCATACAGGGACCTTTGATAACCATGAACTCAATATGGGTGGAAAAGTTTCTGCGGAGAGAAATTTCCACACCACAGCAGACGGTGGGATCAACCTCGTGTATGGAAACAACTTGGGTGGGGCCTCTGTTCACTACTGGGCCGATAGTTACCGAACCCCAGATGACAGGTTGTTATTATGGAACCGCAAATACGGAATCGAAAACCACCTTCCGGAAGACCTACATTCCTATTGGTCGGAATTAGAAGCCGACCTTCATGTAACCCCAGCGGGTGAAGAATCTTTTAATCCGATGAACCGGTTGTTTCGAAGCGCTTCCCAACGATTAGGTTGGGAAGGACATGCCGTCCCACAAGCTCGGAAAAACTGTCAAAAGTCCGGCCATTGTATGCAAGGATGTATGTTTGGTGCCAAACAGTCGCAACTTGTGACTCATATCCCAAGAGCTGTGCAACTCGGAACCGATGTGTATACCGACCTTCGTGCCGAAAAGTTAAACTATGTTGGTCAGAAAGTCACTGGCCTTGAAGCCGTGGTGATAGACAGAAGGACCCTTCGTCCAACGGCGACAAAAATCACTTTTTTATCCAAAGCCGTTTGTGTTTCCGCAGGTGGCTTTGGCAGTTCTACTTTTTTGCTCCGCAATGGACTGAAAAAACGATTACCAGCACTTGGTGAGTTTTTGGCAATCAATCCTTCTCCCATGGTACATGCGTTATATGAAGAATCCATCGTACAATGGAGAAATATCCCCGCAGCTTATGGTGTTGAGGATTTCCGATTGGCCAGATACCAAAATGGTAAGTACAAGGAAGGTGGGTATATGCTCATGCCAAACCAATTGCAACCCGCCACTCTTGCGGCTCTTATTCCTAGTTTTGGAAAAGACCACTTTTATTATATGAAACAAATGGAACATTTGGGTGGAACCATTGGTTGGATTGATGATGTGGATGGGGAACTGGGTTCTATCGAAGTGGATCTGTTTGGAAAACGAAAAATTCATTATCCTTTTGGAAAAGTCACCAAACAAATCTTTAGCGATCTCACTTACAAACAAATGAAGTTAAATTTTGAAGCTGGTGCCAAAGAAGTTTTCCTTGCAGGTATGAAACTTCGTAAATATTCCAAACTTCCTAAAAAAGAAGAAATCGATGCTCTCGCATGGAGACCGGCAGAATTTCCAATGGCGGCTCCCCACCCGGCAGGTGGATGTCGGATGGGAAAATCGAGCGAAAATTCCGTTGTGAATTCTCGCCACCAAGTGCATGGATTTCAGAACCTGTTTGTGGCTGACTCTTCTGTTTTTCCAACAGGAGTCAGTGTGGATCCAAGTTTTACCATTATGGCTTTTAGTAAAAAAGCCTCTGAGTCTTTAACGGATGTTATGTGA
- a CDS encoding nitrilase-related carbon-nitrogen hydrolase, whose amino-acid sequence MRFPISFSVFISILVFTIHCQKQIVPQEEISKYVPTPKVYIQKEGMAKRGSFVGIEPYLNKYSYATEDSFYLALNDYFRVAKENELLFVDRSIVVLPEYIGTWLVVTAEDKSIFATNTIQEAMEVLVKQNLGSFLWHYLFSNSYSSDTLKETLFRMKAWQMTDRYQSVFARLSREYRVSIVAGSIVLPHPKVIEGKITPTDGPLENVSFYFHPDGRVDDQIVRKLFPIIDEKEFLKEGKLDENPSYQTPLGKLYTMVCADSWFPEVYTEFKKSESELLAVPSFVSPAEAWTTKWQGYNGYANPKDVDPKDIGSISERAAWKKYAMNGRLKDPKVKAGINVFFRGEIWDLVANGDAFLSLAGKSVSNVVKEEKNQGRIYVLYL is encoded by the coding sequence ATGCGTTTTCCCATTTCTTTTTCTGTTTTTATAAGCATTCTCGTTTTTACGATCCATTGCCAAAAGCAAATTGTTCCACAAGAGGAAATCTCAAAATACGTACCTACCCCAAAGGTATACATCCAAAAAGAGGGAATGGCAAAACGTGGTAGTTTTGTAGGGATAGAACCTTATCTCAACAAGTATAGTTACGCAACAGAAGATAGTTTTTATCTGGCTTTGAATGATTACTTTCGAGTGGCAAAGGAAAATGAACTTCTCTTTGTGGATCGCAGCATTGTTGTTTTACCGGAATACATTGGAACTTGGCTTGTTGTGACTGCCGAAGACAAATCCATTTTTGCAACCAATACTATCCAAGAAGCTATGGAAGTTTTGGTAAAACAAAACTTGGGTTCTTTTCTTTGGCATTATCTCTTCAGTAATTCTTACTCAAGTGATACATTAAAAGAAACACTCTTTCGTATGAAGGCATGGCAAATGACTGACAGATACCAGTCTGTTTTTGCAAGACTCTCACGTGAGTATCGGGTATCAATCGTTGCTGGTTCGATTGTTCTGCCTCACCCCAAAGTCATTGAAGGAAAAATCACTCCGACCGATGGGCCTTTAGAAAATGTAAGTTTTTATTTTCATCCAGACGGGAGAGTGGACGACCAAATCGTAAGAAAACTATTTCCCATTATTGATGAGAAAGAGTTTTTAAAAGAAGGTAAGTTGGATGAAAATCCAAGTTACCAAACCCCACTGGGAAAGTTATATACAATGGTTTGTGCCGATTCTTGGTTTCCAGAAGTATATACGGAATTTAAAAAATCAGAATCGGAGTTACTCGCTGTTCCTTCTTTTGTCTCACCGGCTGAGGCCTGGACAACCAAATGGCAGGGTTACAACGGTTATGCGAATCCAAAAGATGTCGATCCCAAAGACATTGGCTCCATTTCTGAGCGGGCGGCTTGGAAAAAATATGCGATGAATGGTCGTCTCAAAGACCCAAAGGTAAAAGCGGGAATCAATGTGTTTTTCCGAGGTGAAATTTGGGATCTAGTAGCAAATGGAGATGCCTTTCTTTCTCTTGCTGGAAAATCCGTTTCGAATGTTGTAAAAGAAGAAAAAAACCAAGGCAGAATCTATGTACTCTATCTCTAG
- a CDS encoding argininosuccinate synthase, with product MKEKPAPKKIVLAYSGGLDTSVILAWLKDTYGCEVIAFCADVGQKEELTGLEEKGKNTGASKVYIQDLRLEFARDFIFPAIRGNAIYEMRYLLGTSLARPLIAKAMAEVATKEGADAFSHGATGKGNDQVRFELTFKALSPNLQIIAPWRTWDFGGREELIEYAKKKGIPVPVTAAKPYSMDRNLMHLSFEGGILEDPFNEPKEDMFILTVSPEKAPDKPTYLELDFENGDCVAIDGKKLNPLEVMETLNDLGGKNGVGRVDIVENRLVGIKSRGVYETPGGTILHIAHRDLESITLDRDTQHKKDELSQEFARYIYNGQWYSNQMNALRAYMDYTQKYVNGTVRIKLYKGSCTVVGRKSNKSLYNAGLSTFEKEELYNQYDAEGFINLYGLPMKEWARVNK from the coding sequence ATGAAAGAGAAACCTGCTCCCAAAAAAATCGTTCTCGCTTACTCCGGAGGACTCGATACTTCCGTCATCCTGGCTTGGTTGAAAGATACCTACGGTTGTGAAGTCATTGCTTTTTGCGCTGATGTTGGTCAAAAAGAAGAACTTACCGGTCTAGAAGAAAAAGGAAAAAATACCGGAGCCTCAAAAGTGTACATCCAAGACTTACGTTTGGAATTTGCACGAGACTTTATTTTCCCTGCAATTCGCGGAAATGCTATTTATGAAATGCGTTACTTACTCGGGACTTCTCTTGCACGTCCTCTCATTGCCAAAGCGATGGCAGAAGTTGCTACGAAAGAAGGTGCAGATGCTTTCTCTCATGGAGCCACAGGAAAAGGAAACGACCAAGTTCGTTTTGAATTAACCTTCAAAGCACTTTCGCCTAACTTACAAATCATTGCTCCTTGGAGAACCTGGGACTTTGGTGGACGAGAAGAACTAATTGAATACGCAAAGAAAAAAGGAATCCCTGTTCCTGTAACAGCCGCTAAGCCATACAGCATGGACAGAAATTTAATGCACCTTTCTTTTGAAGGTGGAATTTTAGAAGATCCATTCAATGAACCGAAGGAAGATATGTTTATCTTAACTGTATCTCCTGAAAAAGCTCCTGACAAACCAACCTATTTGGAATTGGATTTCGAAAATGGTGATTGCGTTGCCATCGATGGAAAAAAATTAAATCCACTCGAAGTGATGGAAACACTTAACGATCTAGGTGGAAAAAATGGAGTGGGCCGAGTTGATATCGTAGAGAACCGACTTGTAGGAATCAAATCTCGCGGAGTGTATGAAACTCCTGGTGGAACCATCCTTCATATCGCACACCGCGATTTAGAATCCATCACACTTGATCGTGATACCCAACACAAAAAAGATGAACTCTCGCAAGAGTTTGCTCGTTATATTTACAATGGCCAATGGTATTCCAACCAAATGAATGCTTTGCGTGCTTATATGGATTACACACAAAAGTATGTCAATGGAACTGTACGAATCAAATTGTACAAAGGAAGTTGCACTGTTGTAGGACGTAAATCCAACAAATCTCTTTACAATGCAGGACTATCTACATTTGAAAAAGAAGAATTGTACAACCAATATGACGCTGAAGGTTTTATCAACCTTTACGGACTGCCAATGAAAGAATGGGCAAGGGTTAACAAATAA
- the coaD gene encoding pantetheine-phosphate adenylyltransferase: MKNIAVYPGSFDPFTNGHLDIIRRAHPLFEEIIIAVAINSKKTSLFSSEERVEMIGKVFKGWDKIKIDTFEGLTVDYCKEKNSRVILRGLRAVTDFDYEYAISLMNKKLAPEIETYFLMADNEYSFVSSTIVKEVARHGRAVSNQVPDIVGEALTKKFSV; the protein is encoded by the coding sequence ATGAAAAATATCGCCGTATATCCAGGTTCTTTTGATCCGTTCACCAACGGTCATCTCGACATCATACGGCGAGCCCATCCGTTATTCGAAGAGATCATCATTGCGGTGGCCATTAACTCGAAAAAAACCTCCCTTTTTTCTTCTGAAGAACGTGTAGAAATGATCGGAAAGGTTTTTAAAGGTTGGGACAAAATCAAAATTGATACCTTTGAAGGTCTTACTGTCGATTATTGCAAAGAAAAAAATTCACGGGTCATTTTACGTGGGCTTCGCGCGGTGACAGATTTTGACTACGAATATGCGATTTCTCTTATGAATAAAAAATTAGCACCAGAAATCGAAACTTATTTTTTGATGGCGGACAATGAATACTCTTTTGTGTCATCAACCATCGTCAAAGAAGTAGCAAGACATGGAAGAGCTGTATCCAATCAAGTTCCAGACATTGTGGGCGAAGCCCTTACCAAAAAATTCTCCGTTTAA
- a CDS encoding cation:proton antiporter — protein MKTRSSFFYGFTILLFGSLGYYLLQVGSLLEVTKNIIPITNENLDAENIFNRFHHPLALLFLQIIIVCGAARFVGYVFSRKLKQPSVMGEIVAGILLGPSLLGYYFPETMGFLFPPSSLPTLGTLSQIGLVLFMFIIGMELDISVLKNKAHSAVVISHASIIFPFFLGMILAYYFYTDYAPENVGFLSFSLFMGIAMSITAFPVLARILQERNLTRTPLGAMVLTCAAADDITAWILLAIIVTISKAGNLNTALFTIGLSFAYILTMIYLVAPFLKRLGSIYISRENLTRTAVALILMILFLSSLATEVIGIHALFGAFLAGVIMPAEGNLKKLIAEKIEDVAVILFLPIFFVITGLRTEIGLLNGSHLWMVFGLVILVAVVGKFVGSAFAAKISGSNWEDSLSIGALMNTRGLMELVVLNIGYDLGILSPEIFAVFVLMALVTTLSTGPLLDGIQKFFSKSEKRVTTEKPVDSKLRVLVAFAQEKMGKSLVRFAYSLSGNQKKNLEITALHISPNDSLSNEEIRRYRDASFESIRQTGAQMGVQVQTEYRITDNVTYEIVNFAKVKHTDILLIGAAKPLFSRSYTGGKIKGILNYCPATVGVLIDNGLESVEKVAILYKGEKDPILGFAQKLTSLKGMKSNKIKVEDLVQPETDLNPYPIALNKITGYSLILIDLNVWEEMGFEKMDLLPTSFLLVRFLST, from the coding sequence ATGAAAACGCGTTCTTCTTTTTTTTATGGATTCACCATACTACTGTTTGGTTCTCTCGGCTATTATCTTTTACAAGTCGGGAGTTTACTCGAAGTCACAAAAAATATTATCCCTATCACCAACGAAAATTTGGATGCTGAAAACATTTTCAATCGGTTTCACCACCCATTAGCACTTCTTTTCCTTCAAATCATCATTGTCTGTGGTGCCGCTAGATTTGTAGGATATGTTTTTTCTAGAAAACTCAAACAACCTTCCGTCATGGGAGAGATAGTCGCCGGAATTTTACTTGGGCCATCACTTCTTGGTTACTACTTCCCAGAAACCATGGGCTTTTTGTTTCCACCATCAAGCCTCCCCACTCTTGGAACCTTAAGCCAAATTGGTTTGGTTCTTTTTATGTTCATCATTGGGATGGAACTTGATATCTCCGTTCTTAAAAACAAAGCCCATTCCGCTGTTGTGATTAGCCATGCCAGTATCATCTTTCCTTTCTTTTTGGGGATGATTTTGGCTTATTATTTTTATACAGACTATGCACCTGAGAATGTAGGATTTTTATCCTTCTCACTTTTTATGGGAATTGCCATGAGTATCACTGCCTTTCCCGTACTTGCAAGGATCCTCCAAGAAAGAAATTTAACAAGGACTCCTCTTGGTGCGATGGTTCTCACTTGTGCAGCAGCCGATGACATCACTGCTTGGATCCTACTTGCGATCATTGTCACCATATCCAAAGCAGGAAATCTCAATACGGCACTTTTCACCATTGGATTGTCTTTTGCTTATATCCTAACAATGATTTATCTAGTGGCACCTTTTCTCAAACGATTGGGTTCCATCTATATCTCAAGGGAAAACTTAACAAGAACCGCAGTGGCTCTTATTTTGATGATTTTATTTTTGTCCTCTCTAGCGACAGAAGTCATCGGAATTCATGCATTATTTGGTGCCTTCCTTGCTGGTGTGATTATGCCAGCAGAAGGAAACCTCAAAAAACTCATCGCAGAAAAGATCGAAGATGTTGCGGTCATTTTATTTTTACCCATTTTCTTCGTGATCACAGGACTCCGAACAGAAATTGGACTACTAAACGGATCTCACCTTTGGATGGTATTTGGTCTCGTCATCCTTGTGGCTGTGGTGGGAAAATTTGTGGGAAGTGCCTTTGCAGCAAAAATTTCAGGATCCAATTGGGAAGATTCTCTCTCCATCGGAGCCCTTATGAACACAAGAGGACTCATGGAACTTGTGGTCCTCAATATTGGATACGATCTTGGAATTTTAAGCCCTGAGATCTTTGCCGTTTTTGTATTAATGGCTCTTGTCACTACCCTTTCCACCGGACCACTCCTAGATGGAATTCAAAAGTTTTTTTCTAAATCAGAAAAACGCGTCACAACGGAAAAACCGGTAGACAGCAAGTTACGAGTGTTAGTGGCATTTGCCCAAGAAAAAATGGGAAAAAGTTTAGTTCGATTTGCTTATTCCCTTTCCGGAAACCAAAAGAAAAATTTAGAAATCACTGCCCTTCATATTTCACCAAACGACTCTTTGTCCAACGAAGAAATTCGTCGTTACCGTGATGCCAGTTTTGAATCCATTCGCCAAACAGGCGCACAAATGGGTGTCCAGGTTCAAACAGAATACCGCATCACTGACAATGTCACTTATGAAATTGTCAATTTTGCCAAAGTCAAACATACGGACATCTTACTCATTGGTGCCGCCAAACCCCTATTTTCTCGCAGTTATACGGGAGGAAAAATCAAAGGGATCCTCAACTACTGCCCGGCAACTGTGGGGGTTCTTATCGACAATGGCCTAGAATCTGTGGAAAAAGTAGCCATCCTTTACAAAGGGGAAAAGGATCCCATCCTTGGATTTGCCCAAAAACTAACTTCCCTAAAAGGGATGAAGTCGAACAAAATTAAGGTGGAAGACCTAGTACAACCCGAAACAGATCTAAATCCCTATCCCATTGCCTTAAATAAAATCACTGGGTATTCGCTGATCCTCATTGATCTAAATGTTTGGGAAGAAATGGGATTTGAGAAAATGGATCTTCTGCCAACTTCATTTCTTTTGGTTCGTTTTTTAAGCACCTAA